One Chrysiogenia bacterium DNA segment encodes these proteins:
- a CDS encoding MarR family transcriptional regulator, with protein MLYLRKLPQHDVLQNMAERIPEAEPLSIESCLLLLRVAGDMRTLLDESLAAGGTSHGRFTILMLLYRHREDDAGVLPSELAEWAGVSRATVTGLLSGLESLGLIERVRDPQARDRRLFSARLTASGIEFIEKTLPGHTRLVALMLAPLSDREKKQLAALLGKIDGGLGAARESLPAKSTTGKRSS; from the coding sequence ATGCTCTATCTACGCAAACTGCCCCAGCACGACGTTCTGCAGAACATGGCCGAGCGCATCCCGGAGGCCGAGCCGCTGTCCATCGAGAGCTGCCTTCTCTTGCTGCGCGTGGCGGGTGACATGCGGACGCTGCTCGACGAGAGCCTGGCTGCGGGCGGCACTTCCCACGGTCGTTTTACCATCCTGATGCTGCTCTACCGCCACCGCGAAGATGATGCCGGGGTGCTTCCCTCCGAGCTGGCCGAGTGGGCGGGCGTGAGCCGCGCGACGGTGACGGGTCTTCTCTCGGGCCTTGAATCACTGGGGCTCATCGAGCGCGTGCGCGACCCGCAGGCGCGCGATCGCCGCCTGTTCAGCGCGCGGCTCACCGCAAGCGGCATCGAGTTCATTGAAAAGACCCTGCCCGGACACACGCGGCTCGTGGCCCTCATGCTTGCACCGCTCTCGGACCGCGAAAAGAAACAGCTCGCCGCGCTGCTCGGCAAGATCGATGGCGGGCTGGGCGCCGCCCGCGAGTCGCTGCCCGCAAAATCCACAACGGGGAAACGCTCATCATGA
- a CDS encoding HlyD family secretion protein, which yields MTRKKLLLTLAAVIGIAALAGASRAVYYIIHFETTDDAQIQGDIYPVAPKISGYVGRVYVKENERVEAGALLLELEPRDYEVKRDTARAGLERAQAAVAVAGAQVQQARAQRDQSSTEEKRYATLLKRREVSEQQYEAVRATAISAAAAYDAALQQVGVEKARLDEEKALLEAAELNVSYTTLHAPAAGIVAHKSIEPGQFVQAGQPLMAIVDTDNLWVVANFKETQLQKMHTGQETRIKVDAYPEHDLTGMIDSISPATGARFALLPPDNATGNFVKVVQRVPVKIVFRDALPERLNLLIGMSVEAEVDLRETPASGHASVR from the coding sequence ATGACACGTAAAAAGTTGCTGCTGACGCTCGCCGCCGTGATCGGCATCGCCGCCCTCGCCGGTGCCAGCCGGGCGGTCTATTACATCATCCATTTTGAGACCACCGACGACGCGCAGATCCAGGGTGATATCTATCCGGTCGCGCCCAAGATTTCCGGCTATGTGGGGCGGGTCTACGTGAAGGAGAACGAGCGCGTGGAGGCCGGCGCGCTGCTGCTCGAGCTCGAACCCCGTGACTACGAGGTGAAGCGCGACACCGCGCGCGCCGGGCTCGAGCGGGCGCAGGCCGCTGTCGCCGTTGCCGGCGCGCAGGTGCAGCAGGCGCGCGCCCAGCGCGACCAGAGCAGCACCGAGGAAAAACGCTACGCCACGCTGCTCAAACGCCGTGAGGTGTCCGAGCAACAGTATGAGGCCGTTCGCGCCACCGCCATCAGCGCAGCCGCCGCCTATGACGCCGCCCTGCAGCAGGTCGGCGTCGAGAAGGCGCGTCTCGATGAGGAAAAAGCGCTGCTGGAGGCTGCCGAGCTCAACGTCTCCTACACCACCCTCCACGCGCCCGCCGCTGGCATCGTCGCCCACAAGAGCATCGAGCCCGGCCAGTTCGTGCAGGCGGGCCAGCCGCTTATGGCCATTGTCGATACCGACAATCTGTGGGTCGTGGCGAACTTCAAGGAAACCCAGCTCCAGAAAATGCACACGGGGCAGGAAACGCGCATCAAGGTCGATGCCTATCCCGAGCACGACCTGACCGGGATGATCGACTCCATCTCACCCGCGACGGGCGCGCGCTTTGCGCTGCTGCCGCCCGACAACGCGACCGGCAACTTCGTGAAGGTCGTCCAGCGTGTTCCGGTAAAGATCGTCTTTCGCGACGCCTTGCCGGAGCGGCTGAATCTGCTGATCGGCATGAGCGTGGAAGCCGAAGTGGACCTGCGAGAAACCCCTGCAAGCGGACACGCCAGCGTTCGCTGA